In Virgibacillus proomii, a single window of DNA contains:
- a CDS encoding small, acid-soluble spore protein, alpha/beta type: MARRRGMMSDQLKEEIAKELGFYDTVQREGWGGIKARDAGNMVKRAIEKAEASMQQGKS; the protein is encoded by the coding sequence ATGGCTAGACGACGTGGAATGATGTCAGACCAATTGAAAGAAGAAATTGCCAAAGAGTTAGGATTTTACGACACGGTGCAAAGGGAAGGCTGGGGCGGCATAAAAGCACGTGATGCTGGAAATATGGTGAAACGAGCTATTGAAAAAGCCGAAGCAAGTATGCAACAAGGCAAATCCTAA
- the veg gene encoding biofilm formation stimulator Veg — MAKTLIEIKQGLEGQVGKRLKLKANGGRRKTIERSGILAETYPSVFIVELDQEENAFERVSYSYADVLTETVELKFMDDRNIASAVEQ; from the coding sequence GTGGCGAAAACATTAATCGAAATTAAGCAAGGTCTTGAAGGTCAGGTAGGGAAACGGTTAAAGCTTAAAGCGAATGGTGGTAGAAGAAAAACAATTGAGCGGTCCGGGATCCTGGCTGAAACCTATCCTTCTGTATTTATCGTTGAGCTTGACCAAGAAGAAAATGCATTCGAACGTGTTTCATATAGCTATGCAGACGTTTTAACCGAAACAGTGGAACTTAAATTCATGGACGATCGAAACATTGCATCCGCTGTAGAGCAGTAG